TAAATATATGACAGGATGTGAATTACATGAAATGATTTGTCATAGGACAAAATGGAGGACCAAGATTCATGTAGCCGACTCAAAATGATTGGAACAAGACTCTTATAAAGGTTCATTcgttgaacccaaaaaaactgAAGCACTGTCAAGAGGAAAGAATCCAAATGGCAAGACCACACTAAGGAGCTAACTAAAGGGGGAATCTGAGTGTCTGCTCTTGTATTGTGGACGTCTATAATTTGAAACAATCAAACCATGTCCAACCCCAGATTAAATGACTCTACACAAAGACTATGATGTAAGTTTTGTGGTAGGGCATCTATAAGTTGAAGCAAGCAAACCTGGTCTAAGACAtcatttaaaacaataaattagGATCTTGAATTTGACAATAAGCTTATATTCAGTAATATCATGAATTTGAAATTACTAGGTTTGATGAATCATTAAACCCATGTACTCCTTCAATCACATAGATAAATTTGCATTGTCAACAATATATTCAAGTAATTAAACTAGAAACAACTGAAAACCCTGTTTTGAGATTTAGCTTAAAAGACATCCACACCTGCAGCAATTGCCTCATCAAGAATATCCTTGAAACGGTGTGAATCAAGTTTAGGGTCTGAACAAAGCATTGAACAGAAGAGTCTGCAAGGGAAACACCTGTCAGCACCAAAcaggaaaacaaaaggaaaaaaggataAACACAATGCTACTACTACCAATACCTGTTCATATTACCCTTGTACTTGCTATACAGATCAATCAAATCTTTCTTCTCTGAATCGGATCCTCTATAGTTTGCTTCAAACTCTTCAATATCAGCTTCAGTGACCTGCAATTGATGTATATGTTGTCACAAATCTAAAGAAGGCAGAGAGTGTACAAACAACATTATTACATCAAAAGACAGCATGAAGAGGTGAAAACATTGTGACCTTTTTATATATGACTCGGAAATATTCACGCAGATTTTGAACAACATCACCAGCAAGGTCCTGCTCATGAAAAAAGCACAACCAAAATAAGCACCATTTGATTAGCAAGGCAACGCTGGATTTCCCAAGTATCTAAACCCCAATTTGATCTTCCAAAGTAGTTGAGTGAGGACGAAGTAGTTATTCTAATTAAAGAACACCAGGTTGACACATTTACTTGTCATTTCTAGTAATGCATCCAATTCATCACGCTGCACGCAGCATTGTCTAGAAATGAACGAGTTACAAAGGAtgggtttttctttaaattgcaaaacaaagaaattacaCACTCACATCATCGTCAATGCAACCAGTCTGGTCATAGAGTGCTCGTTTCTCCTCATCCCCAAGAATTGATATCACTTTTTGCAATTGCTGAAACTTCTCTTTAGCTTCCTATAAAACAAAACTGACAAATTATACTTGCAAAAAATCCACAGTTCACAGTTGAGAGAAAatcatcaaacaaaaacacGATTTTTTTTCGACTTTCACCTCATCGCCCGGATTTTTATCAGGATGGAGTCGTAACGCTAACTTATAATACGCCTTCTTTATTTCCTGTTGAGAGGCGCTTCTATCGACGCCAAGAACCTACAAAACAAGAATAACCTAATGCCTTAAAAGCCCCAATTTTCCAAATTAGGGCAATGAAAGCTCgaaaaatctaatttttctaGCATAAAGAAAGAGATCAATAGGTTAATCAAATCACATCACGCAAATTCTGAATATAATTCTTAATCACCTCGTAGAGGGTCTTCTCGTTGGTGGAAGTGGGGTTGTGATCCACGTCGCTTTGttgttgttcttcttcttcttcgactTGTCGTGCTTGCTTTTGCTCAGAAACCCTagctctctttcttttccccATTTTCGAATCAgaagttttgaaatttggaGAAATGGTTTATCAGAAGTAGGGGCTGTATTTATATGTGAACTTTCGGGGCTTCGATTTGTTCCCGCCAATTCGATCTCCAATTTACCCTTTTCCCGCCGCGAGAATATGGTGGAAGAATTCCTTAACTCTACTGAAGTTAGTGGACCGAACCCAGTGCCCGTGGGCGGGCAAAAACCCGATCCAACTGCCCACACCAACCAAACCAACTGAGTGGGGTCCGCTTGATTtgtcaaagaaaataaattgtttcGAACTGGCTACACCATTCAAACTGGCTATTGGCTTAAGTTACGATTTTACGCTAAAAGTATAATATTTGACTGAATCAAGCCAAACTATGATTAGTTTAGTTTGTTTCAGTTTAGAAACTGCACAAACGAACCAAAACCACCTATATTAATTTAGtatctccttttcttttttcttttttccaggAAAAATTTAGTATCTCTTATTggttattataattttctaaTCCTCCACATTGATAACAACCATTTAATGCCAATTGAAATCTGTaacctattcaaattttacaTAATTTGTCAATCTTCAAGCAAATGAGGTCTAACCCAGTGGAAAAAGAATTTGCATATCAATGGTCTCATGTTCGAACCCCTATGGCACTttagtagtgtgtgtgtgtgaaaaaccCTCTCCCCTTATAGTTTAAATTGTCGCTtgtattaatatataaaaattataaatcttcaataataataagttTTCTCACATGTACAGTTTATGAGTCACTTTGGCATATGTAAGAGGATATAAAATATTTGCTTTAAGGGAAATACATGAACCCAACCAAACACTAAATGATTTGGTTTTGCATTAGTTATGCTACTAACTTGGGGCCTAAACTAAATCAGTTTGAATTGTGATATTGTGTTGCTTTGAAGTTTAAACCGAACCAACAAAACTAGGTCCACCACAATTACAAAGCAAAAAGTCACTTTCGGTTCATGTGGTTTACCAATTTTAGCACTAAGGTccttttgatttcaatttggtcattttcacCAATGTGGTTTTCAATTCCAAGCAATTTTAGGACAATGTCCAATTTCTGTCAAATTCTTCTAACTCCGTTACTTATTGAATATGTGCCTCTCACGTGGAGGTGCATTTCGGTCCAAGCTGACTCTCATAATTCACGAGAAATATTGCACTTATCTCTTGGAAGTGAATCACGTGGGCTTCCTTTTGGATTGAAAGTCGTGCAAGC
Above is a genomic segment from Prunus dulcis chromosome 7, ALMONDv2, whole genome shotgun sequence containing:
- the LOC117634455 gene encoding chaperone protein dnaJ 6 isoform X2, coding for MGKRKRARVSEQKQARQVEEEEEQQQSDVDHNPTSTNEKTLYEVLGVDRSASQQEIKKAYYKLALRLHPDKNPGDEEAKEKFQQLQKVISILGDEEKRALYDQTGCIDDDVTEADIEEFEANYRGSDSEKKDLIDLYSKYKGNMNRLFCSMLCSDPKLDSHRFKDILDEAIAAGELKSTKAYTKWAKKVSEAKPPTSPLRRKDKPKKQSEDLYAIISQRRNERKNQFDSMFSSLISKYGGCSAASEPSEEEFEATQKKLERKMSSRKSKHK
- the LOC117634455 gene encoding chaperone protein dnaJ 6 isoform X1 is translated as MGKRKRARVSEQKQARQVEEEEEQQQSDVDHNPTSTNEKTLYEVLGVDRSASQQEIKKAYYKLALRLHPDKNPGDEEAKEKFQQLQKVISILGDEEKRALYDQTGCIDDDDLAGDVVQNLREYFRVIYKKVTEADIEEFEANYRGSDSEKKDLIDLYSKYKGNMNRLFCSMLCSDPKLDSHRFKDILDEAIAAGELKSTKAYTKWAKKVSEAKPPTSPLRRKDKPKKQSEDLYAIISQRRNERKNQFDSMFSSLISKYGGCSAASEPSEEEFEATQKKLERKMSSRKSKHK